In Kitasatospora gansuensis, a genomic segment contains:
- a CDS encoding ABC-F family ATP-binding cassette domain-containing protein, with product MAVNLATIESVSKVYGTRALLDGVTLGVSEGDRIGVVGRNGDGKTTLIRMLAKLEEPDSGRITHSGGLQLAVLTQHDSLDPKATIRQEVIAGRADHEWLGDSRIRDIIQGLFGGLDLPGFAEGLDTVIGPLSGGERRRIALAQLLLGEHDLVVLDEPTNHLDVEGIAWLAKHLQNRRSGLVCVTHDRWFLDQVCTRMWDVQRGEVREYEGGYSDYVFARAERTRAEATEEQKRQNLARKELAWLRRGAPARTSKPRYRIEAANALIADVPEPRDKSELMKFANARLGRTVFELENVTIKAGPKLLLEDLTWNLGPGERIGLLGVNGAGKTSLLRAMQAAHATQGDVQPASGVIKVGKTVKLAYLSQEIAELDPATRVLQAVEQIRGRVDLGKGREMSAGQLCEQFGFGKDKQWTPVGDLSGGERRRLQLLRLLMDEPNVLFLDEPTNDLDIETLNQLEDLLDGWPGSMVVISHDRFFIERTTDTVHALLGDKRLRMLPNGVDEYLERRARMAEQAVPAALATPAAKPAGDSRAIKKEMQKLERQIVKLDAQEAKLHAQLAEHAADFAKISELDGQLRKVREDKEELELAWMELAEQE from the coding sequence GTGGCCGTCAACCTCGCCACCATCGAGTCCGTCAGCAAGGTCTACGGAACCCGGGCCCTGCTCGACGGGGTCACCCTCGGCGTCAGCGAGGGGGACCGGATCGGTGTGGTCGGGCGCAACGGCGACGGCAAGACCACGCTGATCCGGATGCTCGCCAAGCTCGAGGAGCCGGACAGCGGCCGGATCACCCACTCCGGCGGCCTGCAGCTGGCGGTGCTCACTCAGCACGACTCGCTGGACCCGAAGGCGACCATCCGGCAGGAGGTCATCGCCGGCCGGGCCGACCACGAGTGGCTCGGCGACTCCCGGATCCGCGACATCATCCAGGGCCTGTTCGGCGGTCTCGACCTGCCCGGCTTCGCCGAGGGCCTGGACACCGTGATCGGCCCGCTCTCCGGTGGTGAGCGCCGCCGGATCGCGCTGGCCCAGCTGCTGCTGGGCGAGCACGACCTGGTGGTGCTGGACGAGCCCACCAACCACCTCGACGTCGAGGGCATCGCCTGGCTGGCCAAGCACCTGCAGAACCGCCGTTCCGGCCTGGTCTGCGTGACCCACGACCGGTGGTTCCTGGACCAGGTCTGCACCCGGATGTGGGACGTCCAGCGCGGCGAGGTCCGCGAGTACGAGGGCGGCTACTCCGACTACGTCTTCGCCCGCGCCGAGCGCACCCGGGCCGAGGCCACCGAGGAGCAGAAGCGGCAGAACCTGGCCCGCAAGGAGCTGGCCTGGCTGCGCCGCGGTGCCCCCGCCCGGACCTCGAAGCCGCGCTACCGGATCGAGGCCGCCAACGCCCTGATCGCCGACGTGCCGGAGCCCCGGGACAAGAGCGAGCTGATGAAGTTCGCCAACGCCCGCCTCGGCCGGACGGTCTTCGAGCTGGAGAACGTCACCATCAAGGCCGGTCCCAAGCTGCTGCTGGAGGACCTGACCTGGAACCTCGGCCCCGGCGAGCGGATCGGCCTGCTCGGCGTCAACGGCGCGGGCAAGACCTCGCTGCTGCGCGCCATGCAGGCTGCCCACGCCACCCAGGGCGACGTGCAGCCCGCGTCCGGCGTGATCAAGGTCGGCAAGACCGTCAAGCTGGCCTACCTCTCCCAGGAGATCGCCGAGCTGGACCCGGCCACCCGGGTGCTCCAGGCCGTCGAGCAGATCCGCGGCCGGGTCGACCTCGGCAAGGGCCGGGAGATGAGTGCCGGTCAGCTCTGCGAGCAGTTCGGCTTCGGCAAGGACAAGCAGTGGACCCCGGTCGGCGACCTCTCCGGCGGTGAGCGCCGCCGGCTCCAGCTGCTCCGGCTGCTGATGGACGAGCCCAACGTGCTCTTCCTCGACGAGCCCACCAACGACCTCGACATCGAGACCCTCAACCAGCTGGAAGACCTGCTGGACGGCTGGCCGGGCTCGATGGTCGTGATCAGCCACGACCGGTTCTTCATCGAGCGGACCACCGACACCGTGCACGCGCTGCTCGGTGACAAGCGGCTGCGGATGCTCCCGAACGGCGTCGACGAGTACCTGGAGCGCCGGGCCCGGATGGCCGAGCAGGCCGTCCCGGCGGCCCTCGCCACCCCGGCCGCCAAGCCCGCCGGGGACAGCCGGGCGATCAAGAAGGAGATGCAGAAGCTGGAGCGCCAGATCGTCAAGCTGGACGCCCAGGAAGCCAAGCTGCACGCCCAACTCGCCGAGCACGCCGCCGACTTCGCGAAGATCTCGGAGCTGGACGGCCAGCTCCGCAAGGTCCGCGAGGACAAGGAGGAGCTCGAGCTCGCCTGGATGGAACTCGCCGAACAGGAGTAA
- a CDS encoding aldo/keto reductase has translation MQYRTIGTDPKTRCEVSALSLGAMLFGTRTDEATAFAVLDRYVEAGGTFIDTSNNYAYWIDDSRGGASEELLGRWRRSRGITDQVVIATKLGARPKAAGTGYVENREGLSAQAIRAEAEGSRQRLGVEKLDLLYAHVEDPTVPLAETVEGFGALVNEGTVGLLGVSNHWSWRVERARNLAARAGLPGYEVLQYSHSYFRRRADLPGALTADGDQGVVNGDLLSYVREDPALTLVAYSPLLGGGYTRPDKPLGPAFDHAGTRARRTVLDEVAAETGATHNQVVLAWLLGGEIPVIPLVGASSVAQLDESLAALDLELSAEQRDRLDSAY, from the coding sequence ATGCAGTACCGCACGATCGGCACCGACCCGAAGACCCGCTGCGAGGTCAGCGCGCTCAGCCTGGGCGCGATGCTGTTCGGCACGCGCACCGACGAGGCGACCGCCTTCGCGGTCCTGGACCGCTACGTCGAGGCGGGCGGCACCTTCATCGACACCTCCAACAACTACGCCTACTGGATCGACGACAGCCGGGGCGGCGCCAGCGAGGAACTGCTCGGCCGCTGGCGCCGCAGCCGGGGCATCACCGACCAGGTGGTGATCGCCACCAAGCTCGGCGCCCGCCCGAAGGCGGCCGGCACCGGCTACGTGGAGAACCGCGAGGGCCTGTCCGCGCAGGCGATCCGGGCGGAGGCCGAGGGCAGCCGACAGCGGCTCGGGGTGGAGAAGCTGGACCTGCTGTACGCGCACGTCGAGGACCCGACCGTGCCGCTGGCCGAGACCGTCGAGGGCTTCGGCGCTCTGGTGAACGAGGGCACGGTTGGCCTGCTGGGCGTCAGCAACCACTGGTCCTGGCGGGTCGAGCGGGCGCGCAACCTGGCCGCGCGGGCTGGGCTGCCGGGGTACGAGGTGCTCCAGTACAGCCACAGCTACTTCCGCCGCCGGGCCGACCTGCCGGGCGCGCTCACCGCCGACGGCGACCAGGGCGTGGTCAACGGCGACCTGCTCAGCTATGTCCGGGAGGACCCGGCGCTCACCCTGGTGGCGTACTCGCCGCTGCTCGGCGGCGGCTACACCCGCCCGGACAAGCCGCTCGGCCCGGCCTTCGACCACGCGGGCACCCGGGCCCGCCGGACCGTGCTCGACGAGGTGGCGGCGGAGACCGGGGCCACCCACAACCAGGTGGTGCTGGCCTGGCTGCTCGGCGGCGAGATCCCGGTGATCCCGCTGGTCGGCGCCTCCTCGGTGGCCCAGCTGGACGAGAGCCTGGCCGCCCTCGACCTGGAGCTGTCGGCCGAGCAGCGCGACCGGCTGGACAGCGCCTACTGA
- a CDS encoding 4-(cytidine 5'-diphospho)-2-C-methyl-D-erythritol kinase, producing MIKVRVPAKVNVQLGVGGLRADGFHDLANVFFAVALGDEVTARHGEGVTLTCTGPDAAAVPLDDSNLAARAARLLAAHHGIEPNVALHIDKAIPVAGGMAGGSADGAAALVACDALWGLDTPAGVLNVLAAELGSDVPFALLGGVALGRGRGEILAPLPVTGTFHWVFAVADGGLSTPAVFRECDRLRIEAGTGCTEAEVATPDADPALLDALAAGDPVMLAKALTNDLQAAAVSLRPSLADTLRAGTEAGALAALVSGSGPTTAFLVADAVTAEAVAAALLASGTCRAAHVTYGPVPGAAVQTS from the coding sequence GTGATCAAGGTACGGGTGCCCGCCAAGGTCAACGTGCAGCTGGGCGTCGGCGGCCTGCGGGCCGACGGCTTCCACGACCTGGCCAACGTGTTCTTCGCGGTCGCCCTCGGCGACGAGGTGACGGCCCGTCACGGCGAGGGCGTCACGCTGACCTGCACCGGACCCGACGCCGCCGCGGTCCCGCTGGACGACAGCAACCTGGCCGCCCGCGCGGCCCGGCTGCTGGCCGCCCATCACGGCATCGAGCCGAACGTCGCGCTGCACATCGACAAGGCCATCCCGGTCGCGGGCGGCATGGCGGGCGGCAGCGCCGACGGGGCGGCCGCACTGGTCGCCTGCGACGCGCTGTGGGGCCTGGACACCCCGGCCGGGGTGCTGAACGTGTTGGCTGCCGAGCTGGGCTCGGACGTGCCGTTCGCGCTGCTCGGCGGGGTCGCGCTGGGCCGCGGCCGGGGCGAGATCCTGGCGCCGCTGCCGGTCACCGGGACGTTCCACTGGGTCTTCGCGGTGGCCGACGGCGGGCTCTCCACCCCGGCCGTGTTCCGCGAGTGCGACCGCCTGCGGATCGAGGCCGGTACGGGCTGCACCGAGGCCGAGGTGGCCACCCCGGACGCCGACCCGGCGCTGCTGGACGCGCTGGCCGCCGGTGACCCGGTCATGCTGGCCAAGGCGCTGACCAACGACCTGCAGGCCGCCGCCGTCTCGCTCCGCCCCTCGCTGGCCGACACCCTGCGGGCCGGTACCGAGGCGGGTGCGCTGGCCGCGCTGGTCTCGGGCTCGGGCCCGACCACGGCGTTCCTGGTGGCGGACGCGGTCACCGCCGAGGCGGTCGCCGCGGCGCTGCTGGCCTCCGGCACCTGCCGGGCCGCGCACGTCACGTACGGCCCGGTGCCGGGGGCTGCGGTCCAGACCAGTTGA
- the rsmA gene encoding 16S rRNA (adenine(1518)-N(6)/adenine(1519)-N(6))-dimethyltransferase RsmA — protein sequence MNSDPTPTADSFLLGASDIRELAATLGVKPTKQRGQNFVIDGNTVRRIVRAGGVTAEDVVVEVGPGLGSLTLALLEVAKHVTAVEIDPLLAKHLPTTVAARLPERVKDFDLVLSDAMEVTELPGPPPTALVANLPYNVAVPVLLHMLATFPTIERTLVMVQSEVADRLAAKPGNKVYGVPSVKANWYAEVKRAGAIGRNVFWPAPNVDSGLVSLIRRQPPQTTATRKEVFAVVDAAFAQRRKTLRAALAGWAGSPAGAEQALAAAGIDHKLRGEMLTVEQFAAIAEHKPKGEQ from the coding sequence GTGAACAGCGACCCCACCCCCACGGCCGACAGCTTCCTGCTCGGCGCCTCCGACATCCGTGAGCTGGCCGCCACGCTCGGGGTGAAGCCCACCAAGCAGCGCGGGCAGAACTTCGTCATCGACGGCAACACCGTGCGCCGGATCGTCCGGGCGGGCGGGGTGACGGCCGAGGACGTGGTGGTCGAGGTCGGGCCCGGGCTCGGGTCGCTGACGCTGGCGCTGCTGGAGGTGGCGAAGCACGTCACGGCGGTGGAGATCGACCCGCTGCTGGCGAAGCACCTGCCGACCACGGTGGCGGCCCGGCTGCCGGAGCGGGTCAAGGACTTCGACCTGGTGCTCAGCGACGCGATGGAGGTCACCGAGCTGCCGGGCCCGCCGCCCACCGCGCTGGTCGCCAACCTGCCGTACAACGTCGCCGTGCCGGTGCTGCTGCACATGCTGGCCACCTTCCCGACCATCGAACGCACGCTGGTGATGGTGCAGAGCGAGGTCGCCGACCGGCTGGCCGCCAAGCCGGGCAACAAGGTGTACGGGGTGCCCTCGGTCAAGGCCAACTGGTACGCCGAGGTGAAGCGGGCCGGGGCGATCGGCCGGAACGTCTTCTGGCCCGCGCCGAACGTCGACTCCGGGCTGGTCTCGCTGATCCGCCGTCAGCCGCCGCAGACCACCGCCACCCGCAAGGAGGTGTTCGCCGTGGTGGACGCCGCCTTCGCGCAGCGCCGCAAGACCCTGCGGGCCGCGCTGGCCGGCTGGGCGGGCTCCCCGGCCGGGGCCGAGCAGGCGCTCGCCGCCGCCGGGATCGACCACAAGCTGCGCGGCGAGATGCTGACGGTGGAGCAGTTCGCCGCGATCGCCGAGCACAAGCCGAAGGGCGAGCAGTGA
- a CDS encoding TatD family hydrolase, translated as MADDRSTPPPLPVPLGVPVADSHTHLDMQSGTPAESLAKAASVGVTTVVQVGCDVAGSRWAAELAAEFEQVHAAVALHPNEAPRLVLGDPDGWSGQRREPGGSPALEAALAEIDRLAALPQVLAVGETGLDYFRTGPEGVDIQKESFRRHIEIAKRHGKALVIHDREAHDDVIDVLLTEGAPERTVFHCYSGDAEMAKVCAEHGWYLSFAGPVTFKANQPLRDALLATPLDRVLIETDAPFLTPHPYRGRPNAPYLIPVTLRSMAATLGLSDDGLATAIAANTARAFGY; from the coding sequence ATGGCCGACGACCGCTCGACCCCGCCGCCGCTGCCCGTCCCCCTCGGGGTGCCGGTCGCCGACTCGCACACCCACCTGGACATGCAGTCCGGCACCCCCGCCGAGAGCCTGGCCAAGGCCGCCTCGGTGGGGGTGACCACCGTGGTCCAGGTCGGCTGCGACGTGGCCGGCTCCCGCTGGGCGGCCGAGCTGGCGGCGGAGTTCGAGCAGGTCCACGCCGCCGTGGCGCTGCACCCCAACGAGGCGCCCCGGCTGGTGCTCGGCGACCCGGACGGGTGGTCCGGGCAGCGCCGGGAGCCCGGTGGCTCGCCCGCGCTGGAGGCGGCGCTCGCCGAGATAGACCGGCTCGCCGCCCTCCCGCAGGTGCTCGCGGTCGGCGAGACCGGCCTGGACTACTTCCGGACCGGGCCCGAGGGCGTCGACATCCAGAAGGAGTCGTTCCGCCGGCACATCGAGATCGCCAAGCGGCACGGCAAGGCCCTGGTGATCCACGACCGGGAGGCGCACGACGACGTCATCGACGTGCTGCTGACCGAGGGCGCCCCCGAGCGCACCGTCTTCCACTGCTACTCCGGCGACGCCGAGATGGCAAAGGTCTGCGCCGAGCACGGCTGGTACCTCTCCTTCGCGGGCCCGGTCACCTTCAAGGCCAACCAGCCCCTCCGGGACGCCCTGCTGGCCACCCCCCTCGACCGGGTGCTGATCGAGACCGACGCCCCGTTCCTCACCCCGCACCCGTACCGCGGCCGCCCCAACGCCCCGTACCTGATCCCGGTGACCCTGCGCTCGATGGCGGCCACCCTCGGCCTCTCCGACGACGGCCTCGCCACCGCGATCGCCGCCAACACGGCCCGCGCCTTCGGGTACTGA
- the metG gene encoding methionine--tRNA ligase produces MAATADHSTTEASNSAYYVTTPIYYVNDRPHLGHAYTTVAGDVLTRWHRQRGEKVWYLTGTDEHGQKIMRTADANNVTPQEWCDRLVEQEWKPLWQHLNIANDDFIRTTQQRHTDRVQEFVQDLFDKGEIYKGGYEGPYCVGCEEYKIPGELLPGATEDEKLCPVHKKPVEWLEEENYFFRLSAYGPKLLEFYAQNPDFIAPASARNEVLRFVEQDLKDLSISRSTFNWGVPLPWDEKHVLYVWVDALQNYITAAGYGADPERFAELWPASVHLVGKDILRFHAVIWPAMLMAAGLPLPKRVVANGWLMVGGEKMSKSNLTGISPQQLTSHFGVDAYRYYFLRAIPFGTDGSFSWEDFSARYTSELANDFGNLASRVAAMVGKYYEGSLPAATAAGAAEQAVADGLVTATQVADRKIGEELDFAGGIAAVFEFIKQVNGYLTEQEPWKVAKDTSEEGQARLATILYTAAEALRATAVLLNPLMPATAEKLWESLGAEPELGPLAAQTIATVADWGRLPVGATVTKGEILFPRLEEKPAA; encoded by the coding sequence ATGGCGGCCACTGCAGACCACAGCACCACCGAGGCATCGAACTCGGCCTACTACGTCACCACCCCGATCTACTACGTGAACGATCGCCCGCACCTGGGCCACGCGTACACCACCGTCGCCGGGGACGTCCTCACGCGCTGGCACCGCCAGCGCGGGGAGAAGGTGTGGTACCTGACCGGTACCGACGAGCACGGCCAGAAGATCATGCGCACGGCGGACGCCAACAACGTCACTCCGCAGGAGTGGTGCGACCGGCTGGTCGAGCAGGAGTGGAAGCCGCTCTGGCAGCACCTGAACATCGCCAACGACGACTTCATCCGCACCACCCAGCAGCGGCACACCGACCGGGTCCAGGAGTTCGTCCAGGACCTGTTCGACAAGGGCGAGATCTACAAGGGCGGCTACGAGGGCCCGTACTGCGTCGGCTGCGAGGAGTACAAGATCCCCGGCGAGCTGCTGCCGGGCGCCACCGAGGACGAGAAGCTCTGCCCGGTGCACAAGAAGCCGGTCGAGTGGCTGGAGGAGGAGAACTACTTCTTCCGCCTCTCCGCGTACGGCCCGAAGCTGCTGGAGTTCTACGCCCAGAACCCCGACTTCATCGCCCCGGCCTCGGCCCGCAACGAGGTGCTGCGGTTCGTCGAGCAGGACCTCAAGGACCTGTCGATCTCCCGCTCCACCTTCAACTGGGGCGTCCCGCTGCCCTGGGACGAGAAGCACGTCCTGTACGTCTGGGTGGACGCGCTGCAGAACTACATCACCGCCGCCGGGTACGGCGCCGACCCGGAGCGGTTCGCCGAGCTGTGGCCGGCCTCGGTGCACCTGGTGGGCAAGGACATCCTGCGGTTCCACGCGGTGATCTGGCCGGCCATGCTGATGGCCGCGGGGCTGCCGCTGCCGAAGCGGGTGGTCGCCAACGGCTGGCTGATGGTCGGCGGCGAGAAGATGTCCAAGTCGAACCTGACCGGCATCTCCCCGCAGCAGCTCACCTCGCACTTCGGGGTGGACGCGTACCGCTACTACTTCCTGCGGGCGATCCCGTTCGGCACCGACGGCTCGTTCTCCTGGGAGGACTTCTCCGCCCGGTACACCTCCGAGCTGGCCAACGACTTCGGCAACCTGGCCTCCCGGGTGGCGGCCATGGTCGGCAAGTACTACGAGGGCTCGCTGCCCGCCGCCACCGCGGCCGGTGCCGCCGAGCAGGCGGTCGCGGACGGGCTGGTGACGGCCACTCAGGTCGCGGACCGCAAGATCGGCGAGGAGCTGGACTTCGCGGGCGGCATCGCGGCCGTCTTCGAGTTCATCAAGCAGGTCAACGGCTACCTCACCGAGCAGGAGCCGTGGAAGGTCGCCAAGGACACCTCGGAGGAGGGTCAGGCCCGTCTCGCGACCATCCTGTACACCGCCGCCGAGGCGCTGCGGGCGACCGCCGTGCTGCTCAACCCGCTGATGCCGGCCACCGCCGAGAAGCTCTGGGAGTCGCTCGGCGCGGAGCCGGAGCTCGGCCCGCTGGCCGCGCAGACCATCGCCACCGTCGCCGACTGGGGCCGCCTGCCGGTGGGCGCCACGGTGACCAAGGGCGAGATCCTGTTCCCCCGCCTGGAAGAGAAGCCCGCCGCCTGA
- the rsmI gene encoding 16S rRNA (cytidine(1402)-2'-O)-methyltransferase, giving the protein MTGVLVLAGTPIGDVSDAPPRLLTELATADVIAAEDTRRLRRLTQALGVTPTGRVLSYFEGNEVGRTPELVEALQNGARVLLVTDAGMPSVSDPGYRLVDAAVAVGIKVTAVPGPSAVLTALALSGLPVDRFTFEGFLPRKNGDRARTLAELKAEPRTMVFFEAPHRIAESLAAMADAFGADRPAAVCRELTKTYEEIKRGGLAELAAWAADGVRGEITVVVAGAPPAAPQEHTPAELARLVTLREQEAGERRKEAIAAVAAELGLQKREVFDAVVAAKHGS; this is encoded by the coding sequence GTGACAGGCGTACTCGTGCTCGCAGGAACCCCCATCGGCGACGTCTCGGACGCGCCGCCCCGGCTGCTCACCGAGCTGGCCACCGCCGACGTGATCGCGGCGGAGGACACCCGCCGCCTCCGCCGGCTGACCCAGGCGCTCGGGGTGACCCCGACCGGCCGGGTGCTGTCGTACTTCGAGGGCAACGAGGTGGGCCGGACCCCGGAGCTGGTCGAGGCGCTGCAGAACGGCGCCCGGGTGCTGCTGGTCACCGACGCGGGGATGCCGTCCGTCTCGGACCCGGGCTACCGGCTGGTGGACGCCGCCGTGGCGGTCGGGATCAAGGTCACCGCCGTGCCGGGACCGTCCGCCGTGCTCACCGCCCTGGCACTGTCCGGCCTCCCCGTCGACCGGTTCACCTTCGAGGGCTTCCTGCCCCGGAAGAACGGTGACCGGGCCCGGACGCTGGCCGAGCTCAAGGCCGAACCGCGCACGATGGTGTTCTTCGAGGCCCCGCACCGGATCGCCGAGTCGCTGGCCGCGATGGCGGACGCCTTCGGGGCCGACCGCCCCGCCGCCGTCTGCCGCGAGCTGACCAAGACGTACGAGGAGATCAAGCGCGGCGGTCTGGCCGAGCTGGCCGCCTGGGCCGCCGACGGCGTCCGGGGCGAGATCACCGTGGTGGTGGCGGGTGCCCCGCCGGCCGCGCCGCAGGAGCACACGCCGGCCGAGCTGGCCCGGCTGGTCACCCTGAGGGAGCAAGAGGCGGGTGAACGTCGCAAGGAGGCGATCGCCGCGGTCGCGGCCGAGCTCGGACTGCAGAAGCGAGAGGTCTTCGACGCGGTGGTGGCGGCCAAACACGGCAGCTGA